One Streptomyces sp. V4I8 genomic window carries:
- a CDS encoding MFS transporter, with amino-acid sequence MPELSPRRRLLVLAICCMSLLIVSLDTTALNVALPAMQRDLDASTSGLQWTIDAYTLVLASLLMLAGSTADRIGRKRVFMTGLVLFTIGSALCSLAPNLDSLIVFRMVQAVGGSMLNPVAMSIITNTFVDPRERARAIGVWGAVVGISMGAGPLVGGLLVDSVGWRAIFWVNLPVGLAALLLTLLHVPESRAPKARRLDPVGQLLVITLFGSLTYAIIEAPNAGFTAILPFAIVALAALLGLLRYEPRRREPLIDLRFFRSAPFSGATVIAIGAFAALGGFLFLSTLYLQNVRGLDALHAGLWMLPMATPMFLCAPLAGRLVGTRGPRLPLLIAGTAMTLSAALFALFEAETSDVTLVLGYVAFGIGFGFVNAPITNTAVSGMPRAQAGVAAAVASTSRQLGQTLGVAVVGAVLAAGVGASSYEESFVSAAGPGWWILTGCGLLVLVAGAVTSGPWARRTAERTAEKLESAEIRDASRVVA; translated from the coding sequence ATGCCGGAGCTCAGCCCACGCCGCCGACTGCTGGTCCTCGCGATCTGCTGCATGAGCCTGCTGATCGTGAGCCTCGACACCACGGCCCTCAACGTCGCCCTCCCCGCGATGCAACGCGACCTCGACGCGAGCACATCAGGCCTGCAGTGGACGATCGACGCGTACACACTCGTCCTGGCCTCCCTCCTGATGCTGGCCGGCTCGACAGCGGACCGCATCGGCCGCAAGCGCGTCTTCATGACGGGCCTCGTCCTGTTCACCATCGGCTCGGCACTGTGTTCCCTCGCGCCGAACCTCGACTCGCTGATCGTCTTCCGGATGGTGCAGGCGGTGGGCGGCTCGATGCTCAACCCGGTGGCGATGTCGATCATCACCAACACCTTCGTGGACCCGCGTGAGCGAGCACGGGCGATAGGCGTATGGGGCGCCGTCGTCGGCATCTCGATGGGCGCCGGCCCGCTGGTCGGCGGCCTGCTCGTGGACTCGGTGGGCTGGCGTGCGATCTTCTGGGTCAACCTCCCGGTGGGCCTCGCCGCCCTCCTCCTCACCCTTCTCCACGTCCCCGAGTCCCGCGCCCCCAAGGCCCGCCGCCTCGACCCCGTCGGCCAGCTCCTGGTGATCACACTGTTCGGCTCGCTGACGTACGCGATCATCGAGGCACCGAACGCCGGGTTCACAGCGATCCTCCCCTTCGCGATCGTCGCCCTCGCGGCACTGCTGGGCCTCCTCCGCTACGAGCCCCGCCGCCGCGAGCCCCTCATCGACCTGCGGTTCTTCCGCTCGGCGCCGTTCAGCGGGGCCACGGTGATCGCGATCGGCGCGTTCGCGGCGCTGGGCGGGTTCCTGTTCCTGTCGACGCTGTACCTGCAGAACGTGCGCGGACTGGACGCCCTGCACGCGGGGTTGTGGATGCTGCCGATGGCGACCCCGATGTTCCTGTGCGCGCCGCTCGCCGGGCGGCTGGTGGGCACGCGGGGGCCTCGGCTGCCGTTGCTGATCGCCGGCACCGCGATGACGCTGAGCGCGGCTCTGTTCGCCCTGTTCGAGGCCGAGACGTCCGACGTCACGCTGGTCCTCGGGTACGTGGCGTTCGGGATCGGGTTCGGGTTCGTCAACGCGCCGATCACCAATACGGCAGTGTCCGGGATGCCGCGTGCGCAGGCAGGTGTGGCCGCGGCGGTCGCCTCCACGAGCCGGCAGCTCGGTCAGACGCTGGGGGTGGCGGTGGTCGGGGCCGTTCTGGCAGCCGGGGTGGGGGCGTCGTCCTACGAGGAGTCGTTCGTGTCCGCTGCCGGGCCCGGGTGGTGGATCCTCACCGGGTGCGGGCTTCTGGTGCTCGTGGCGGGAGCGGTGACGAGTGGGCCGTGGGCCCGGCGTACCGCTGAACGTACGGCCGAGAAGCTGGAGTCGGCTGAGATCCGCGATGCGTCGAGGGTGGTCGCGTAG
- a CDS encoding helix-turn-helix transcriptional regulator has protein sequence MTTMAQGTVTVASGGAAGSGGAGVSGGAAVSGGAAVSGGTAVSEIRRHELAAFLRHRREHITPEQVGLPRGSRRRTPGLRREEVAQLSAVGVTWYTWLEQARDIQVSVQVLDALARTLMLDPSERSHLFQLAGAVDPTPATTCPSVTPAMRAVLEQLEPYPACLQNSRYDILAYNRTYGLLLCDLEAVPPEDRNCMVLSYTHDEWRSSIVHLEETQRLMAARFRAAMAGHLAEPAWKMLLKRLRAESPEFREAWDRHEVVAHRSKRKEFLNRHVGRVVVDHTDLWLSPEAGPRMVTYVPVDEESRERLRQLHDIALRGAGL, from the coding sequence ATGACGACGATGGCCCAGGGGACGGTGACGGTTGCCTCCGGCGGTGCGGCAGGCTCCGGCGGTGCGGGCGTGTCCGGTGGTGCGGCTGTGTCCGGTGGTGCGGCTGTTTCGGGCGGTACGGCCGTTTCGGAGATCCGGCGCCATGAACTCGCCGCCTTTCTGCGGCACCGCCGTGAGCACATCACCCCCGAGCAGGTGGGCCTGCCCCGCGGCAGCCGGCGGCGTACGCCGGGTCTGCGCCGCGAGGAGGTCGCCCAGCTCTCCGCGGTCGGCGTCACCTGGTACACGTGGCTCGAACAGGCCCGGGACATCCAGGTCTCCGTCCAGGTCCTCGACGCCCTCGCCCGCACGCTGATGCTCGACCCCAGCGAGCGTTCCCACCTCTTCCAGCTGGCCGGGGCGGTGGATCCGACGCCGGCGACGACCTGCCCGTCGGTGACGCCCGCGATGCGGGCCGTCCTGGAGCAACTGGAGCCGTATCCGGCCTGTCTGCAGAACAGCCGCTACGACATCCTCGCCTACAACCGCACGTACGGGCTGCTGCTGTGCGACCTGGAAGCGGTACCGCCCGAGGACCGCAACTGCATGGTCCTGTCGTACACGCACGACGAGTGGCGTTCGTCGATCGTGCACCTGGAGGAGACCCAGCGCCTCATGGCGGCCCGCTTCCGCGCCGCGATGGCCGGTCACCTGGCCGAGCCCGCCTGGAAGATGCTGCTGAAGAGACTGCGTGCGGAGTCCCCCGAGTTCCGCGAGGCGTGGGACCGGCATGAGGTGGTGGCTCACCGGAGCAAGAGGAAGGAGTTCCTCAACCGGCATGTGGGGCGAGTGGTGGTCGACCACACGGATCTGTGGCTGAGTCCGGAGGCGGGGCCGCGGATGGTGACGTATGTGCCGGTGGACGAGGAGTCGAGGGAACGTCTCAGGCAGCTGCACGACATCGCCCTGAGGGGAGCGGGGCTGTGA
- a CDS encoding MFS transporter has product MTETITSRQAPATAAPPSLGGLGLFTVLLGAALPLIDFFIVNVALPTIGHDLAASEAVLELVVAGYGLAYAVLLVLGGRLGDLFGRRRLFLGGMAAFGLTSLACGLAPTAWTLVAARVAQGAASAAMLPQVLATIQAATGGRRRAKAMGLYGATAGLSMVAGQILGGVLVAADIAGTGWRSVFLVNVPVVLVGLFLAARAVPETRSQRPEPVDGPGTVLLALSLLTLLAPLTEGRAAGWPLWTWLSLAAFPFVAAAFYVVERRADRAGRTPLVPPSLFELVSLRRGLVMIVPFSIGFSGFMFVIAVALQQGAGLGPVAAGLALVPMAVVFFFVSLAGPRLVARYGTRVVPAGAAIQGVGVALMALAAWRSWPDFGFVELLPGAAIAGAGQALQLPVVFRIVLSEVPTARAGVGGGVMITTQQSSLALGVATLGTLFLSLVPGLGMRDALVTTLLVQLAGVALTGLLSLRLPRTVG; this is encoded by the coding sequence GTGACCGAAACCATCACTTCACGCCAGGCCCCGGCCACCGCGGCACCACCCTCGCTCGGCGGTCTCGGGCTCTTCACGGTGCTGCTGGGCGCGGCACTTCCACTCATCGACTTCTTCATCGTCAACGTGGCCCTGCCCACCATCGGCCACGACCTCGCGGCGAGCGAGGCCGTGCTCGAACTGGTCGTGGCGGGCTACGGGTTGGCGTACGCCGTGCTGCTCGTCCTGGGCGGGCGGCTCGGTGACCTGTTCGGCCGACGCCGGCTCTTCCTGGGCGGCATGGCGGCCTTCGGCCTGACCTCGCTGGCGTGCGGGCTCGCGCCCACCGCGTGGACGCTCGTCGCGGCGCGGGTCGCGCAGGGCGCGGCGTCGGCGGCGATGCTGCCGCAGGTGCTGGCGACCATCCAGGCGGCCACCGGCGGCCGGCGCCGCGCGAAGGCCATGGGTCTCTACGGCGCCACCGCCGGACTGTCCATGGTCGCGGGGCAGATCCTCGGCGGCGTACTCGTCGCGGCGGACATCGCGGGCACCGGCTGGCGCTCGGTCTTCCTCGTCAACGTCCCCGTCGTCCTGGTCGGCCTCTTCCTGGCCGCCCGCGCGGTCCCGGAGACCCGCTCGCAGCGCCCCGAGCCGGTGGACGGGCCCGGCACGGTCCTCCTCGCGCTCTCCCTCCTCACGCTGCTGGCCCCGCTCACCGAGGGCCGGGCGGCGGGCTGGCCGCTGTGGACGTGGCTGTCGCTGGCGGCGTTCCCGTTCGTGGCGGCGGCGTTCTACGTGGTGGAGCGCAGGGCGGACCGGGCCGGCCGTACGCCGCTCGTGCCGCCGAGCCTGTTCGAGCTGGTGTCGCTCCGGCGTGGTCTGGTGATGATCGTGCCGTTCTCGATCGGCTTCAGCGGCTTCATGTTCGTGATCGCGGTGGCGTTGCAGCAGGGCGCGGGCCTCGGCCCTGTCGCGGCGGGGCTGGCCCTCGTCCCGATGGCGGTGGTGTTCTTCTTCGTCTCGCTGGCCGGCCCGAGGCTGGTGGCCCGCTACGGCACGCGCGTCGTGCCCGCCGGTGCGGCGATCCAGGGGGTGGGCGTGGCCCTGATGGCGCTGGCCGCCTGGCGCTCCTGGCCGGACTTCGGCTTCGTCGAACTCCTCCCCGGCGCGGCGATCGCCGGTGCGGGTCAGGCCCTCCAACTCCCCGTCGTCTTCCGGATCGTCCTCTCCGAGGTGCCGACGGCCCGGGCGGGCGTGGGCGGCGGAGTGATGATCACGACCCAGCAGTCGTCGTTGGCCCTGGGCGTGGCGACGCTGGGCACGCTCTTCCTCTCCCTCGTCCCCGGGCTGGGCATGCGGGACGCCCTGGTCACCACGCTCCTCGTCCAGTTGGCCGGAGTGGCGCTGACCGGGCTGCTCAGCCTGCGGCTGCCGCGCACCGTCGGTTGA
- a CDS encoding GNAT family N-acetyltransferase — protein MTRIRRYRPEDREAVEDICVRTAHEGGDSRPYYAEPGIFPTTFALPYVVLEPDLAFVLDDGAGRAVGYALGTADTPRFVEDFRTEWLPSAAERYPEPDGPPNTPDEAMVRLLHHPERMLVPEVAAYPAHLHIDLLPGRQGQGHGRALMRTLLRALQDKGVPAVHLSMVTANTPARAFYDRLGFHEIEVPDPGPVTYLGRTTKDLDSL, from the coding sequence ATGACGCGTATCCGCAGGTACCGGCCCGAGGACCGGGAGGCCGTCGAGGACATCTGCGTCCGCACGGCACACGAGGGCGGCGACAGCCGGCCGTACTACGCGGAGCCGGGCATCTTCCCGACCACCTTCGCGCTCCCGTACGTCGTCCTGGAACCGGACCTCGCCTTCGTCCTGGACGACGGAGCGGGCCGGGCGGTCGGCTACGCCCTCGGCACCGCGGACACCCCGCGCTTCGTCGAGGACTTCCGCACCGAGTGGCTGCCGTCGGCGGCCGAGCGCTACCCGGAGCCGGACGGCCCCCCGAACACCCCGGACGAGGCGATGGTCCGGCTCCTGCACCACCCGGAGCGCATGCTCGTCCCGGAGGTCGCCGCCTATCCGGCCCACCTGCACATAGATCTGCTCCCCGGCCGGCAGGGCCAGGGCCACGGCCGCGCCCTGATGCGCACCCTGTTGCGGGCACTCCAGGACAAGGGGGTGCCGGCCGTCCACCTCTCGATGGTCACGGCCAACACCCCTGCCAGAGCCTTCTACGACCGTCTGGGCTTCCACGAGATCGAGGTCCCCGACCCCGGCCCGGTCACCTACCTGGGGCGTACGACGAAGGACCTCGACAGCCTGTGA
- a CDS encoding TetR family transcriptional regulator produces MPPTSETLTAERILEATEEVLRRHGPAKATVVDVARALGVSHGSVYRHFRTKAALRDAVTKRWLNRTFDSLAGIVTAPGLDPEERLRSWFAGLFAAKRRKAGDEPELFATFSVLAIENGEAVGEHIADLTGQLTRIVQAGVDAGTFTASDPATTARALFHATARFHDPGYAREWEQPGVEGELEAVVDLLVRGLRARD; encoded by the coding sequence ATGCCGCCGACCAGCGAGACCCTGACCGCCGAGCGCATCCTCGAAGCCACCGAGGAGGTGCTGCGCCGCCACGGCCCGGCCAAGGCCACCGTGGTCGACGTGGCCCGTGCGCTCGGCGTCAGCCATGGCAGCGTCTACCGGCACTTCCGTACGAAGGCGGCGCTGCGGGACGCGGTGACGAAGAGGTGGCTCAACCGTACGTTCGACTCCCTCGCCGGGATCGTCACCGCCCCGGGCCTCGACCCGGAGGAACGCCTGCGCTCCTGGTTCGCGGGCCTGTTCGCCGCCAAGCGCCGCAAGGCGGGCGACGAACCCGAGCTGTTCGCCACCTTCTCGGTGCTCGCCATCGAGAACGGCGAGGCGGTCGGTGAGCACATCGCCGACCTGACCGGACAGCTGACCCGGATCGTCCAGGCCGGCGTCGACGCGGGCACCTTCACGGCCTCCGACCCCGCCACCACCGCCCGTGCCCTCTTCCACGCCACGGCCCGCTTCCATGACCCCGGCTACGCCCGGGAGTGGGAACAGCCCGGCGTGGAGGGGGAGTTGGAGGCGGTCGTAGACCTGCTGGTGCGCGGACTGCGGGCCCGCGACTGA
- a CDS encoding aldo/keto reductase, producing MTLRTRTLGTTGPQVSALGLGCMGMSGMYGDADRAESVATIHAALEAGVTLLDTGDFYGMGHNELLINEALRTAPAALRENALISVKFGALRGPGGDWYGFDGSPAAVKTFAAYSLQRLGVDHIDVYRPARLDPDVPIEETVGAIAELVEKGYVRHIGLSEVGADTIRRAAATAPIADLQIEYALISRGPEREILPTLSELGIAVTAYGVLSRGLISGHVTLGQEYAATDFRAHSPRFQGENLRHNLTLVESLRKIAEQKGVSVAQIAIAWVLAQGPLHDTDIVPLVGARTRGRLGEALGALDVTLDAADLAAIEAAVPVDAAAGERYAPAQMAMLDSER from the coding sequence ATGACGCTACGAACCCGCACCCTCGGAACCACCGGCCCCCAGGTCTCCGCCCTCGGTCTCGGCTGCATGGGCATGTCCGGCATGTACGGCGATGCGGACCGTGCCGAGTCCGTCGCCACCATCCACGCCGCCCTGGAGGCCGGCGTCACCCTGCTCGACACCGGCGACTTCTACGGCATGGGCCACAACGAACTGCTGATCAACGAGGCGCTGCGCACCGCCCCGGCCGCCCTGCGCGAGAACGCGCTGATCAGTGTGAAGTTCGGCGCCCTGCGGGGCCCCGGCGGCGACTGGTACGGCTTCGACGGGAGCCCGGCCGCCGTGAAGACCTTCGCCGCGTACTCCCTGCAGCGCCTCGGCGTCGACCACATCGACGTCTACCGCCCGGCCCGGCTCGACCCGGACGTACCGATCGAGGAGACCGTCGGCGCGATCGCGGAACTGGTCGAGAAGGGGTACGTCCGCCACATCGGGCTCAGTGAGGTCGGCGCGGACACCATCCGCCGGGCCGCCGCCACCGCCCCGATCGCCGACCTCCAGATCGAGTACGCGCTCATCTCCCGCGGCCCCGAGCGGGAGATCCTCCCCACCCTGAGCGAGCTGGGCATCGCCGTCACCGCGTACGGCGTGCTCTCCCGCGGGCTGATCTCGGGCCATGTCACGCTCGGCCAGGAGTACGCGGCGACCGACTTCCGCGCCCACTCGCCCCGCTTCCAGGGCGAGAACCTCCGGCACAACCTCACCCTGGTCGAGTCCCTGCGCAAGATCGCCGAGCAGAAGGGCGTCTCCGTCGCCCAGATCGCCATCGCCTGGGTGCTCGCACAGGGCCCGCTGCACGACACGGACATCGTGCCGCTGGTCGGTGCCCGTACCCGCGGGCGGCTCGGCGAGGCCCTGGGTGCCCTGGACGTGACCCTGGACGCGGCCGACCTCGCCGCCATCGAGGCCGCCGTACCGGTGGACGCGGCGGCCGGCGAGCGGTACGCCCCCGCCCAGATGGCCATGCTCGACAGCGAACGCTGA
- a CDS encoding chitinase — protein sequence MPRRALRLLAAALTTACLAQLPVATSTSAASPTAADTCAVKSKPVGKVLQGYWENWDGAANGVHPPFGWTPITDSRIAAHGYNVINAAFPVIRSDGTALWEDGMDSGVKVATPAEMCAAKASGQTILLSIGGATAGIDLNSTAVADRFVATIVPILKKYNFDGIDIDIETGLVGSGNIGQPSTSQANLIRIIDGVLARMPSNFGLTMAPETAYVTGGSVVYGSIWGAYLPVIKKYADNGRLWWLNMQYYNGSMYGCSGDSYSAGTVAGFVAQTDCLHKGLVVQGTTIKVPYDKQVPGLPAQPGAGGGHMSPSLVAQAWRHYGTSLKGLMTWSVNWDGSKDWTFGDNVKSLQGR from the coding sequence ATGCCCCGCCGCGCCCTGCGCCTGCTCGCCGCCGCGCTGACCACCGCATGTCTCGCCCAACTGCCCGTGGCCACCTCCACCTCCGCCGCCTCCCCGACCGCCGCCGACACCTGCGCCGTGAAGTCGAAGCCCGTCGGCAAGGTCCTCCAGGGCTACTGGGAGAACTGGGACGGCGCCGCCAACGGCGTCCACCCGCCCTTCGGCTGGACCCCGATCACCGACTCCCGTATCGCGGCCCACGGCTACAACGTGATCAACGCGGCCTTCCCCGTCATCCGCTCGGACGGGACGGCCCTGTGGGAGGACGGCATGGACAGCGGGGTGAAGGTGGCCACCCCCGCCGAGATGTGCGCGGCCAAGGCCTCCGGCCAGACGATCCTGCTCTCGATCGGCGGCGCGACGGCCGGCATCGACCTCAACTCCACCGCCGTCGCGGACAGGTTCGTCGCGACGATCGTCCCGATCCTGAAGAAGTACAACTTCGACGGCATCGACATCGACATCGAGACGGGCCTGGTCGGCAGCGGCAACATCGGCCAACCGTCCACGTCCCAGGCCAACCTGATCCGCATCATCGACGGCGTGCTGGCGCGGATGCCGTCGAACTTCGGTCTGACGATGGCCCCGGAAACGGCGTACGTCACCGGGGGCAGCGTGGTCTACGGCTCGATCTGGGGCGCGTACCTCCCCGTCATCAAGAAGTACGCCGACAACGGCCGGCTGTGGTGGCTGAACATGCAGTACTACAATGGCAGCATGTACGGCTGCTCCGGCGACTCCTACTCCGCCGGCACCGTCGCCGGCTTCGTCGCCCAGACCGACTGCCTCCACAAGGGCCTGGTCGTGCAGGGTACGACCATCAAGGTGCCGTACGACAAGCAGGTACCGGGCCTGCCCGCCCAGCCGGGCGCGGGCGGCGGCCACATGTCCCCGTCCCTCGTCGCCCAGGCCTGGCGGCACTACGGCACCTCGCTCAAGGGCCTGATGACCTGGTCGGTCAACTGGGACGGCTCGAAGGACTGGACGTTCGGCGACAACGTGAAGTCCCTGCAAGGGCGTTGA
- the bla gene encoding class A beta-lactamase, whose translation MTYPPRTRRGAAWTVAGLLALAALPACGQETAAGAGSGSSAGAARSASATPTAATKPTAGEFRSLEREFDARLGVYALDTGTGRSVGHRAGDRFAYASTFKALAAGAVLRKFGTEGIDRVVKYSREDLVENSPVSEDFVGTGMSLRGLCAATLWYSDNTAVNLLLHELGGPDGLERVLEDLGDDVTEMDRYETDMSEGVPGDIRDTSTPRAMAESLRAFLLGDALKRDERELLRRWMTTNMTGGTLIKAGVPDGWEVADKSGTAGYGGRNDIAVLWPDDGGNPIVMAVMSTRGKQGAERDDALIAKAATVAIEGLGRDTP comes from the coding sequence CCGCCGCCGGGGCCGGCTCCGGCTCATCTGCCGGTGCGGCACGCTCCGCGTCAGCGACGCCTACCGCGGCCACGAAGCCCACGGCCGGTGAGTTCCGGTCGCTGGAGCGGGAGTTCGACGCGCGGCTCGGTGTGTACGCCCTGGACACCGGCACGGGCAGGTCGGTCGGCCACCGGGCGGGCGACCGGTTCGCGTACGCCTCCACGTTCAAGGCGCTGGCGGCCGGTGCCGTCCTCCGCAAGTTCGGGACGGAGGGCATCGACAGGGTGGTCAAGTACTCGCGCGAAGACCTGGTCGAGAACTCGCCCGTCTCCGAGGACTTCGTCGGGACCGGCATGAGCCTTCGGGGGCTGTGCGCCGCCACCCTCTGGTACAGCGACAACACGGCGGTCAACCTGCTCCTCCACGAACTCGGCGGCCCCGACGGCCTGGAGCGGGTGCTGGAGGATCTCGGCGACGACGTCACCGAGATGGACCGGTACGAGACGGACATGAGCGAAGGCGTGCCGGGCGACATCCGGGACACGAGTACACCGCGCGCGATGGCGGAGAGCCTGCGTGCCTTCCTGCTCGGCGACGCCCTGAAGCGGGACGAGCGCGAGCTTCTCCGGCGCTGGATGACCACGAACATGACGGGCGGCACGCTCATCAAAGCGGGCGTCCCCGACGGCTGGGAGGTGGCCGACAAGAGCGGCACCGCCGGTTACGGGGGACGCAACGACATCGCCGTGCTGTGGCCGGACGACGGCGGCAACCCCATCGTCATGGCGGTCATGTCCACCCGCGGCAAGCAGGGCGCCGAACGTGACGACGCCCTGATCGCCAAGGCGGCCACCGTGGCGATCGAGGGCCTCGGACGCGACACGCCCTAG